The genomic stretch AACAACAATATACCAATAAATACTTACAGCAAATCACTAAAGAATGATCAAGGCCACATGCCACATCTGAAACTTTGCAGCCATGTAGTTCTTGCACAAGAAGTGGCTCCCAAATGATTGGCatattcttctctttctctattccTTCCAAGACCATCTTCTCCGCAACCTCCAGCATTGAACTAGAGTCACCATTAGTTCTAGAGGTGATTGAACTTGAAAACGATGTTTCCAAAGATTCCCCAAGTTGTCCTAATCTTCCTTCTGATGCATAACCCCAACCAAAGAGCTTCCCGTTCCTAGTCTGTGCAAGAGCATGCCCCCACCCAAGTGCCACCTATATTAGAAGGATAGAATATCATGTTGAAGATGATAAGATAATTTCTATGCAAGTCAAAAATACAGACGCGAATCTGTATCAGGAGGAATTATATGTTCCTCAACCTGATACTATcttgtacaagtgggccacacaattcagTGATCAAGACAGTTGACCTGAGCCCCAGTGTGGGCAGATCATGTTCCAAAATCtcttttgaaggtgcagtccgaAGCCTTCAATCAGATTCGGTGGCCTACAAACAGACTGAACCTTGGGGCTCAATTCTACCAACCAAACATCCTAGGATACTATGTATCCGTTGGTTGAGGATCATATAATATTTCCTGTATCAGATAAGCAAGATATCCAACAAGCATCGCAAAActcttatttataaaaatatttggGAATTCTGACTTGATCAGTCCGCTGAAAAACTGAATTCTGAATTGATCAGTTGGTTTTGAATTTTTTCTGTACTATATGGTATAAGGTAAAAATTGTAGGAAGATCACCTTGACTATCTCTTCCCCGGCAAGTGCCTCAACCCTGGAAGGTACCATAGCCTCAGTCACCCCTTTACCCAGACCAAGCTGTCCGCGCTTGGATTTTCCCCAGACCCATAAGGAGCCATCATCGCCAATTGCCGATGAAATAACGCCAGAAGCAAATGCGGCTCTGACTCTAACTTGTTCCAAGCCTTCCACTCTTTTTGGTTGGTTCCAAGAATCTCTGGCATCACCCAACTAACAAAATATCAGAAAGAAGGCGCTGATTTGGAAGAAAAGGTCGGTGGATGGACAATCAATTCTATCAAGATAGTTTGCACCAAAGAGAGATTGATTTAtcataaaatatcatgaaatttggtgcaaccaaacacagccttaaCACACAAAATACAAGAATGGGATTCATCagtaaggggttgtttggatgcctgtaagttctgtaAGTGGGAAGTAACTCGTAGCTAAGTCATAAGTGATGTTTGGGGGAAGGAAATTCACCTGCAAGTCACTTACAAGCAAAACAGCCAGGAAACTTCATGGGGCTGGGGGTGACAAGTAACTTCCctgtaagtgattttcaggtggaaGTCACTTTCAGGTGAAAgtcacttagggcccgtttggccggtcggattggaagggattggaagttaaatcccgggattggccgggcgtgccaaacagagtcggtgatctgatcccaatcccatggatcttaagacaatccactgacaacaccatcattacctttaaatcccatccaatccaccctaatccgttcaaatttgcctgagacgtgtttggttcgagggattgtaagggatgggaaggtttaatcccgggattggccaggcgtgccaaacagactggatataacaattcagggatatagcaatcccatggatctcaagacaatccactgacaacaccatcattacctagaaatctatgccatccaccctaataccattcaatcccttccaatccacccagccaaggcatccaaatgacccctatgaTAGGTACCCAAAAAAAAATGGGTACtcaaaattctaagaaaaattCCTATAACAATAAATATCATCTATTTGCTATCATTAATCAGAATATCaagaaataagttttttttttaaatgatattttCAAGACGGGTTATCACTGAAATACgtaaaaatataagaaaaaacCTCTAATTCTTAttaattatatttaaaataaataaatggaattTGAAGAGAAACTGCACCTTGGGGAGGGAAGTCCCCTCCCGAGCTGACCTTCTTGGTCCCTGCCCCAGGCCCACACCTCCCCACCATGCGTGACAGCGAGAGAATGGTAATGACCGGCAGCAATGGCCGATATATCAGGTGGGAGGTCGGGGATGCATGTAGGCTCATAGGCATCGCCGCCTCCAAAGCCAAGGGCGCCATGGCTGCTGTCTCCAAAACTTAAAACATCACTTCTCAAAGCTCTGCTACAGGTGAAGGATCTGCTGCTTGAAACTAAGTTGCAGAACGAACGACCTCTTCTCACTAACATCTGCTGCTGCTGTAATTCACGGACTCAACTGACAGGTACACTTACTCGGTTCGGATCAGGAGCATGTCCTGGATTAGGTACAGCCCTGGCCTCAGCCAAGACGGTGCAAATGGATCCTGCATCTCAAATGGATTCGGAGGGACAACTCCAAATGCTAGCCGACTTTGTCCAGATATTGCTTAGCCGTATAAGCTATCAAGA from Magnolia sinica isolate HGM2019 chromosome 17, MsV1, whole genome shotgun sequence encodes the following:
- the LOC131230229 gene encoding ultraviolet-B receptor UVR8; this encodes MLVRRGRSFCNLVSSSRSFTCSRALRSDVLSFGDSSHGALGFGGGDAYEPTCIPDLPPDISAIAAGHYHSLAVTHGGEVWAWGRDQEGQLGRGLPSPRDSWNQPKRVEGLEQVRVRAAFASGVISSAIGDDGSLWVWGKSKRGQLGLGKGVTEAMVPSRVEALAGEEIVKVALGWGHALAQTRNGKLFGWGYASEGRLGQLGESLETSFSSSITSRTNGDSSSMLEVAEKMVLEGIEKEKNMPIIWEPLLVQELHGCKVSDVACGLDHSLVICCDGTLLSGGSNIYGQLGRVTEGSKMLPVNISFEPISISSGLGHSLAVCQIPSPEVAGEATSVLTWGWNLTSQLGRQGPENFPALVHMLDGERPVSVSGGRAHSIVLTSKREVWAWGSGRNGRLGLGSSVDEAEPALVDCLTGFEVQQVVAGFDHTLVLSD